Proteins encoded in a region of the Zea mays cultivar B73 chromosome 4, Zm-B73-REFERENCE-NAM-5.0, whole genome shotgun sequence genome:
- the LOC100277246 gene encoding uncharacterized protein isoform X1: MICTANASLLNDTGRAGTRARARTSSRVPLTPTCASLEPRIGLASPTTRREELVAGEGLAGMGISRPLALLLALLIAVAGATAEEPVVAADSVAGAVEAAAALRVEEAAEAAALRAELEQLRAKISALESDIAVRSLELKNKDDVIVNLEKAIAEKSKAITSMQGEIASLQAKGSLAAEEQANKANAKAVELEKQIDKLKKDIQAQSSQKAALESRANDAENKVEKLNEKLNTMQKESDEQKRKIKKTERALKVAEEELMRLQLEATAKSKQLTEVHGAWLPPWLATHYARYMEVVSGHWNYHGKPAVQNVLHKASEKSAHAKKWAEPHIETAKMKWIPVKEKLVVLKKNAEPYVQKVSTRSVEFYESSRDAVTPHVVKVKEFAHPYYQEAKKFSKPYIDQIAEITKPHVEKVRTTLKPYTKRAVHAYGSFLGSATTYHRQAQATIMDYLHQHGVPKSFATKELVWFLASALLALPVFVIYRLVVETFCTKKNRRPRGGNGNGNHGQKRHKRRYADK; the protein is encoded by the exons ATGATCTGCACGGCGAACGCGAGTCTCCTAAACGATACCGGGCGGGCAGGCACACGAGCGCGAGCACGCACGAGTTCGCGAGTCCCCCTGACCCCCACGTGCGCGTCGTTGGAACCAAGGATTGGATTAGCCTCGCCGACGACGAGGAGAGAAGAGCTGGTGGCTGGCGAGGGGCTCGCGGGGATGGGGATCTCGAGGCCCCTGGCGCTCCTTCTGGCGCTGCTGATCGCCGTCGCCGGCGCGACCGCCGAGGAGCCCGTAGTGGCGGCGGACTCGGTGGCCGGCGCGGTGGAGGCCGCGGCGGCGCTCAGGGTGGAGGAGGCTGCGGAGGCCGCGGCGCTCAGGGCCGAGCTGGAGCAGCTCCGGGCGAAGATCTCCGCCTTAG AGTCAGACATAGCAGTGCGATCTCTCGAACTGAAGAATAAGGACGATGTCATCGTGAACCTAGAGAAAGCCATTGCGGAGAAGTCAAAGGCTATTACCTCTATGCAGGGCGAGATTGCTTCTCTCCAG GCAAAAGGATCTCTAGCTGCCGAGGAGCAGGCTAACAAGGCCAATGCCAAGGCTGTTGAACTTGAGAAGCAG ATTGACAAGCTCAAAAAGGATATTCAAGCacaaagtagtcagaaagcagcaCTAGAATCTAGGGCCAACGATGCAGAGAACAAGGTGGAAAAGTTGAATGAAAAGCTTAATACA ATGCAAAAGGAAAGTGATGAGCAAAaacgcaaaatcaagaagacagaACGTGCTCTTAAAGTCGCTGAG GAGGAATTGATGAGGTTGCAGTTAGAAGCAACTGCTAAATCAAAACAGCTGACTGAG GTTCATGGAGCATGGTTACCACCTTGGTTAGCGACACACTATGCTCGTTACATG GAGGTTGTCTCAGGTCACTGGAATTATCATGGAAAACCTGCTGTGCAGAATGTTTTGCATAAG GCATCAGAAAAATCAGCACATGCAAAGAAATGGGCTGAACCACATATTGAGACTGCTAAGATG AAATGGATTCCTGTTAAGGAGAAATTGGTTGTCCTCAAGAAAAATGCAGAACCTTATGTACAGAAGGTATCGACAAGATCAGTGGAGTTTTATGAGTCATCAAGGGATGCTGTGACACCTCACGTTGTCAAAGTTAAAGAGTTTGCTCATCCCTACTACCAG GAAGCCAAGAAGTTTTCTAAGCCTTACATTGATCAAATTGCTGAGATCACTAAGCCACATGTTGAGAAAGTTAGAACTACTCTGAAGCCATACACTAAGAGAGCAGTTCATGCGTATGGGTCATTTCTTGGGTCTGCAACCACATACCATCGACAG GCTCAGGCGACCATCATGGACTACCTCCATCAGCATGGGGTACCCAAGTCATTTGCAACGAAGGAGTTAGTTTGGTTCCTG GCTTCTGCCTTGCTAGCTCTGCCTGTCTTCGTCATATACAGGCTTGTAGTAGAGACCTTCTG CACCAAAAAGAACAGAAGGCCTCGTGGCGGTAATGGTAACGGTAACCATGGCCAGAAGAGACACAAGCGGCGATACGCCGACAAGTAG
- the LOC100277246 gene encoding uncharacterized protein LOC100277246 precursor, which yields MGISRPLALLLALLIAVAGATAEEPVVAADSVAGAVEAAAALRVEEAAEAAALRAELEQLRAKISALESDIAVRSLELKNKDDVIVNLEKAIAEKSKAITSMQGEIASLQAKGSLAAEEQANKANAKAVELEKQIDKLKKDIQAQSSQKAALESRANDAENKVEKLNEKLNTEELMRLQLEATAKSKQLTEVHGAWLPPWLATHYARYMEVVSGHWNYHGKPAVQNVLHKASEKSAHAKKWAEPHIETAKMKWIPVKEKLVVLKKNAEPYVQKVSTRSVEFYESSRDAVTPHVVKVKEFAHPYYQEAKKFSKPYIDQIAEITKPHVEKVRTTLKPYTKRAVHAYGSFLGSATTYHRQAQATIMDYLHQHGVPKSFATKELVWFLASALLALPVFVIYRLVVETFCTKKNRRPRGGNGNGNHGQKRHKRRYADK from the exons ATGGGGATCTCGAGGCCCCTGGCGCTCCTTCTGGCGCTGCTGATCGCCGTCGCCGGCGCGACCGCCGAGGAGCCCGTAGTGGCGGCGGACTCGGTGGCCGGCGCGGTGGAGGCCGCGGCGGCGCTCAGGGTGGAGGAGGCTGCGGAGGCCGCGGCGCTCAGGGCCGAGCTGGAGCAGCTCCGGGCGAAGATCTCCGCCTTAG AGTCAGACATAGCAGTGCGATCTCTCGAACTGAAGAATAAGGACGATGTCATCGTGAACCTAGAGAAAGCCATTGCGGAGAAGTCAAAGGCTATTACCTCTATGCAGGGCGAGATTGCTTCTCTCCAG GCAAAAGGATCTCTAGCTGCCGAGGAGCAGGCTAACAAGGCCAATGCCAAGGCTGTTGAACTTGAGAAGCAG ATTGACAAGCTCAAAAAGGATATTCAAGCacaaagtagtcagaaagcagcaCTAGAATCTAGGGCCAACGATGCAGAGAACAAGGTGGAAAAGTTGAATGAAAAGCTTAATACA GAGGAATTGATGAGGTTGCAGTTAGAAGCAACTGCTAAATCAAAACAGCTGACTGAG GTTCATGGAGCATGGTTACCACCTTGGTTAGCGACACACTATGCTCGTTACATG GAGGTTGTCTCAGGTCACTGGAATTATCATGGAAAACCTGCTGTGCAGAATGTTTTGCATAAG GCATCAGAAAAATCAGCACATGCAAAGAAATGGGCTGAACCACATATTGAGACTGCTAAGATG AAATGGATTCCTGTTAAGGAGAAATTGGTTGTCCTCAAGAAAAATGCAGAACCTTATGTACAGAAGGTATCGACAAGATCAGTGGAGTTTTATGAGTCATCAAGGGATGCTGTGACACCTCACGTTGTCAAAGTTAAAGAGTTTGCTCATCCCTACTACCAG GAAGCCAAGAAGTTTTCTAAGCCTTACATTGATCAAATTGCTGAGATCACTAAGCCACATGTTGAGAAAGTTAGAACTACTCTGAAGCCATACACTAAGAGAGCAGTTCATGCGTATGGGTCATTTCTTGGGTCTGCAACCACATACCATCGACAG GCTCAGGCGACCATCATGGACTACCTCCATCAGCATGGGGTACCCAAGTCATTTGCAACGAAGGAGTTAGTTTGGTTCCTG GCTTCTGCCTTGCTAGCTCTGCCTGTCTTCGTCATATACAGGCTTGTAGTAGAGACCTTCTG CACCAAAAAGAACAGAAGGCCTCGTGGCGGTAATGGTAACGGTAACCATGGCCAGAAGAGACACAAGCGGCGATACGCCGACAAGTAG